The Narcine bancroftii isolate sNarBan1 chromosome 8, sNarBan1.hap1, whole genome shotgun sequence region TATCCCAAGGTCACAGGCAAAGGACAATCCAGGAACTGGCACTGCTCCAACTCCTCCTGAAAGTGTTGCTAACATCCAGATGCGCTTCTTCAGCTGATCTCGCTTCTGGGCCAAAACCTTTACCGTTGTGTTTGGAAGTGATTTTACGAAAACATCTTTCTTTATATCATTAAGGTTATTCGCCAAAGTTTCattcaatgttggaaaatcaTATTCTCTTGTTTGATAACTTGAAACCAGGAAAACTGCCGGTTGTGAAATCCCTGCTTTTTCCAAGTTGTAGACAGAATTATCCctgattttctccagctctgtctcttTGTCAACAATGCCAGATTGGACATGAAATGAATTTTCGATTTTAGATCGCACAAAGTATAATTTCTTCTCCAGCAGGTTAATCTCTTTAGCAAGGATTGTGTCATGTTCTTTGAACCGATCACCTGAGAGAAGAATAAAAAAATCGTACTTTTGAAAGTTCATTTCGGACAAATACTTCTTCGCAGGATATTTTACCGTCCCAACTCCTGGCAGATCCCAGAAGTAAACTTCAGGAAAGCTGGGATGTTGGTATTTTGTTGGTTTCATCGTGGTTTCCACGTTCCCGATTTCAGCAGCTCCCTCATCAGTGTTTTTGAGCCCTCTCATCGCGTTGATGAAAGTGGATTTCCCTGTGCCCGATTCTCCGGTCACTGCAATGTGAAGTTCGGTGTTatttaaagcatttattttcTCCTGGATCAGAGGCATTATCGCTTCCAGCCCACCCGAGTTATAAGAAGACTGCAGTCTTTCCACATCTTCGGCAAGAAAGAATGGAGCTCGCAAAGTTTGATCCATCTTCTCCCTattaaaggaaattaaaatgTTATAATCCCActatttctccagtttccttccttcAGTGGGACTATCATGTGAAATTCTGACAAAGCAGAAATACCTGAGGGAGGGATTCCACACGAACATGGTCAGGAAGATGCATGTGACCAAGGACCATCTCCCTCACGAAGGTCACCAGCCCTTGTCTGTTATCCCTACTCATGAAATACAAAGCCACTCCTGACCTTTGTGGGGCTCCCTGCACCTCAATGTGGAACGTGCTTTCTCTCTGAAAAGGTTCATCACACAGGGATAGGGTATTCAGTCATGAATTTGTTCCCAATTATTCTGAACTGTGACACCTGTAGCTCTAGACACCTCAATCAGAGAAACTACCTCTCTTCATTTAACATTTAAGTCATACAAGAATTTAGGTACATCTGAATGACACGTCTAATTCCTGCTGAACTCTAGTGAAGCAACATATTCTACTCTCTCCTCCTATCATTTGCCCACTGCCCGAGGAATCTGCCTGGGGAGGTTTCACCGCACACTCCATGAAACTGTTCTCAGGTGATCAGACTGAACTTGTGCTTG contains the following coding sequences:
- the LOC138740708 gene encoding interferon-inducible GTPase 5-like isoform X1, whose translation is MFVWNPSLREKMDQTLRAPFFLAEDVERLQSSYNSGGLEAIMPLIQEKINALNNTELHIAVTGESGTGKSTFINAMRGLKNTDEGAAEIGNVETTMKPTKYQHPSFPEVYFWDLPGVGTVKYPAKKYLSEMNFQKYDFFILLSGDRFKEHDTILAKEINLLEKKLYFVRSKIENSFHVQSGIVDKETELEKIRDNSVYNLEKAGISQPAVFLVSSYQTREYDFPTLNETLANNLNDIKKDVFVKSLPNTTVKVLAQKRDQLKKRIWMLATLSGGVGAVPVPGLSFACDLGILVTGIIEFRTYLGLDDASLQRLANITGKPVEFLKAEVKTPLMGEINKEFIKRIVVGSTFVGISVAEVVLNFVPVIGSIFGATSSFALTYSLLNKVLDELTENAQRMVTAAFATS
- the LOC138740708 gene encoding interferon-inducible GTPase 5-like isoform X3, translating into MDQTLRAPFFLAEDVERLQSSYNSGGLEAIMPLIQEKINALNNTELHIAVTGESGTGKSTFINAMRGLKNTDEGAAEIGNVETTMKPTKYQHPSFPEVYFWDLPGVGTVKYPAKKYLSEMNFQKYDFFILLSGDRFKEHDTILAKEINLLEKKLYFVRSKIENSFHVQSGIVDKETELEKIRDNSVYNLEKAGISQPAVFLVSSYQTREYDFPTLNETLANNLNDIKKDVFVKSLPNTTVKVLAQKRDQLKKRIWMLATLSGGVGAVPVPGLSFACDLGILVTGIIEFRTYLGLDDASLQRLANITGKPVEFLKAEVKTPLMGEINKEFIKRIVVGSTFVGISVAEVVLNFVPVIGSIFGATSSFALTYSLLNKVLDELTENAQRMVTAAFATS
- the LOC138740708 gene encoding interferon-inducible GTPase 5-like isoform X2, which codes for MGNTSSREKMDQTLRAPFFLAEDVERLQSSYNSGGLEAIMPLIQEKINALNNTELHIAVTGESGTGKSTFINAMRGLKNTDEGAAEIGNVETTMKPTKYQHPSFPEVYFWDLPGVGTVKYPAKKYLSEMNFQKYDFFILLSGDRFKEHDTILAKEINLLEKKLYFVRSKIENSFHVQSGIVDKETELEKIRDNSVYNLEKAGISQPAVFLVSSYQTREYDFPTLNETLANNLNDIKKDVFVKSLPNTTVKVLAQKRDQLKKRIWMLATLSGGVGAVPVPGLSFACDLGILVTGIIEFRTYLGLDDASLQRLANITGKPVEFLKAEVKTPLMGEINKEFIKRIVVGSTFVGISVAEVVLNFVPVIGSIFGATSSFALTYSLLNKVLDELTENAQRMVTAAFATS